A portion of the Streptomyces erythrochromogenes genome contains these proteins:
- a CDS encoding helix-turn-helix domain-containing protein gives MSEESERLAKALIEFREAEGISVMELAHRTQLSRATIRFHEDGEGLPTSLAARCFEEVLGWAPGSIPTASRGTTDLELPPDSGTVTG, from the coding sequence ATGAGCGAAGAATCCGAGCGGCTGGCGAAAGCTCTCATCGAGTTCCGGGAAGCCGAGGGCATCTCCGTGATGGAGCTTGCGCATCGCACCCAGTTGAGCCGGGCGACCATCAGGTTCCACGAGGATGGCGAAGGCCTGCCCACTTCCCTCGCGGCCCGCTGTTTCGAGGAAGTGCTCGGCTGGGCACCGGGCAGCATCCCGACCGCTTCGCGCGGGACGACGGATCTCGAGCTCCCGCCGGACTCCGGCACTGTCACTGGGTAG
- a CDS encoding RICIN domain-containing protein encodes MMLLAAVTGLLAGGTVTGSPVHAAAAAAPLLKSNLNGRCADVFMFHQENGASTVTWDCHGGTNQQWYWDGERIRSNLNGKCLEIYGPHLGDQGSVAMWDCHGGLHQRWYRNGSEIRNRVNGKCLDILAGRPENGQLLVSWGCNGARSQSWDF; translated from the coding sequence ATGATGCTGCTGGCGGCGGTCACCGGGCTGCTGGCCGGCGGCACCGTGACGGGCTCGCCCGTGCATGCCGCGGCTGCCGCGGCACCGCTGCTGAAGTCCAACCTGAACGGAAGGTGCGCCGACGTCTTCATGTTCCACCAGGAGAACGGCGCCTCCACGGTGACGTGGGACTGCCACGGCGGGACCAACCAGCAGTGGTACTGGGACGGTGAGCGGATTCGCTCCAACTTGAACGGGAAGTGCCTGGAGATCTACGGTCCGCACCTGGGCGACCAGGGCTCGGTGGCCATGTGGGACTGCCACGGCGGTCTGCACCAGAGGTGGTACCGCAACGGCAGTGAGATCCGGAACCGGGTGAACGGCAAGTGCCTGGACATCCTGGCCGGGCGGCCCGAGAACGGCCAGCTGCTGGTGAGCTGGGGCTGCAACGGCGCGCGGAGCCAGAGCTGGGACTTCTGA
- a CDS encoding nSTAND1 domain-containing NTPase, giving the protein MPRPERPLDPDSGPLTQFAADLRKLREAAGRPPYRALAKRAHYSSTTLSDAAGGDALPSLAVTLAYVEACQGDRREWEARWHTTAAEIAATAQHHQPTETDHRTAPYAGLSAFQPEDADRFFGREHLTAELLAKVRDHRFLTVFGPSGSGKSSLLRAGLVARTRTTGQPVILFTPGPHPVEECAIHLAAATGEAPGTLLTELRNDPATLHLRIRQTALGHPPATGTDILIVVDQFEEVFTLCRDQDERDAFIAVLIAAAATPTSRTRVVLGVRADFYGHCVQNPHLVEAMRDAQIAVGPMTSQELREAITGPAALADCTVTGPLLAAVVADATGQPGALPLVSHAMVETWRRRCGSRLTLDGYLAAGGIQHALAHTAEAAYAALTPAQQDHARSLFLRLTALGDGTEDTRRRITTNELAPGPDTAHVLESLARQRLVTLDDGCVEITHEAIIRCWPRLRGWLTEDRDRLLLHRQLTDATADWEAQGHDPHTLYRGARLAAALDLAAAYDSRLTSKERRFLDAAREAQAGETAAVRRRTVRLRQLVTLLTVLVVIAATAGALAVDSRDSAIRQRNVAIARKAAADAAEVRRHDPALAAQLNLAAHRLAATRDVRDQLMSTFATPYTSRLTGHTSDVVSISVAPDSTLLATASWDRTARLWDIKDAHHPVQLAAVRRPERLVSVAFDGTGRILATAGERSVRLWDVTNRRAPAELAALPDQPSAAPSWVAYGPGGSGVLATGHTDGTTRLWNAADPRRPRLLATLPGHTAAVTSVAFSPDRHTMATTGDTTARVWDVGDPAVPRLLDVLRGHTDTVTSSAFSPGGTTLATGSWDRTARIWHLAAGRRTPPQPQPQPPAVLPGHPAIVWSVAFSPDGTTLVTVGGSTHFWDVTTPAAPRRTSTIQGGFYQAAFSPDGRVLANSDRLLDLRDLSLATHDDVVTSLAFAPGGRLLASASWDGTARLWQVTGGRALRPLSALHGHTRFVRCVTFSPDGRTLVTASEDGTARVWNVTDPRKPQLTSVIAPDAGEVGGTAFAPDGRLLAIWAQATAGLWDLTDPAGPRRLSRIAEDGQHITAASFRPDGRTLVTSAGESGSLAFWDITRPRTPRELPSPLHSLPLTGGVFSPDNRRLAAFHRTDKTIWLVDVHDLHHPAKTTQLPASGSWIYTLAFDAEGHRLAAGTADSKALLWDLTGPATPTVLTGHANPVPAVAFSPDGATLATGGNDFTIRLWDTHLHAVTARICDSAHPRITKAQWTQHFPALDFTPPCPAP; this is encoded by the coding sequence ATGCCACGCCCCGAACGCCCGCTCGACCCGGACTCCGGTCCGCTCACCCAGTTCGCAGCCGACCTCCGCAAACTGCGCGAGGCAGCCGGCCGGCCGCCCTACCGGGCACTGGCGAAACGGGCGCACTACTCGTCCACCACCCTCTCGGACGCCGCGGGCGGTGACGCGCTCCCGAGCCTCGCCGTCACGCTCGCCTACGTCGAAGCGTGCCAGGGCGACCGCCGTGAATGGGAAGCCCGGTGGCACACGACCGCCGCCGAGATCGCCGCGACCGCACAACACCACCAGCCCACCGAAACCGACCACCGGACCGCGCCCTACGCCGGACTGTCCGCCTTCCAACCCGAGGACGCCGACCGCTTCTTCGGCCGCGAACACCTGACCGCCGAGCTCCTCGCAAAGGTCCGCGACCACCGCTTCCTGACCGTCTTCGGACCCTCCGGATCGGGAAAGTCCTCGCTGCTGCGCGCCGGACTCGTCGCCCGCACCCGCACGACCGGACAGCCGGTGATCCTCTTCACCCCCGGCCCGCACCCCGTCGAGGAATGCGCCATCCACCTCGCCGCCGCAACGGGGGAGGCCCCCGGCACGCTGCTCACCGAACTGCGCAACGACCCCGCCACCCTGCACCTGCGCATCCGGCAGACCGCCCTCGGCCACCCCCCGGCCACCGGCACCGACATCCTCATCGTCGTCGACCAGTTCGAGGAGGTCTTCACCCTCTGCCGGGACCAGGACGAGCGCGACGCGTTCATCGCCGTGCTGATCGCGGCCGCCGCCACCCCGACCAGCCGGACCCGGGTCGTGCTCGGCGTACGCGCCGACTTCTACGGCCACTGCGTCCAAAACCCCCACCTCGTCGAAGCGATGCGCGACGCACAGATCGCGGTCGGCCCGATGACCAGCCAGGAACTCCGCGAGGCCATCACCGGCCCGGCCGCACTCGCCGACTGCACGGTCACCGGCCCGCTCCTCGCGGCCGTGGTCGCGGACGCGACCGGCCAGCCGGGCGCACTGCCCCTGGTCTCCCACGCCATGGTCGAAACCTGGCGCCGCCGCTGCGGCAGCCGCCTCACCCTCGACGGATACCTCGCGGCCGGCGGAATCCAGCACGCCCTCGCCCACACCGCGGAAGCCGCCTACGCAGCCCTGACACCGGCACAGCAGGACCACGCCAGGTCACTGTTCCTGCGGCTCACCGCACTCGGCGACGGCACCGAAGACACCCGGCGCCGCATCACCACGAACGAACTCGCCCCGGGCCCCGACACCGCCCACGTACTCGAATCCCTCGCCCGCCAACGGCTCGTCACCCTCGACGACGGCTGCGTCGAGATCACCCACGAGGCCATCATCCGCTGCTGGCCCAGACTGCGCGGCTGGCTCACCGAGGACCGCGACCGCCTCCTCCTGCACCGCCAGCTCACCGACGCCACCGCCGACTGGGAGGCACAGGGCCACGACCCGCACACCCTCTACCGGGGCGCCCGCCTCGCCGCGGCCCTCGACCTGGCCGCCGCCTACGACAGCCGCCTGACCTCCAAGGAACGACGCTTCCTCGACGCCGCCCGCGAAGCACAGGCAGGCGAGACGGCCGCGGTCAGGCGACGCACGGTCCGCCTGCGCCAACTCGTCACCCTGCTCACCGTGCTGGTGGTCATCGCGGCGACCGCGGGCGCACTGGCCGTCGACTCCCGCGACTCGGCCATCCGCCAGCGCAACGTCGCCATCGCACGCAAAGCCGCAGCCGACGCGGCCGAGGTACGCCGGCACGACCCCGCCCTCGCCGCGCAGCTGAACCTGGCCGCCCACCGGCTGGCAGCCACCCGCGACGTCCGCGACCAGCTCATGAGCACCTTCGCGACCCCCTACACCAGCCGGCTCACCGGTCACACCTCCGACGTGGTCTCGATCTCCGTAGCCCCGGACAGCACGCTCCTGGCCACCGCGAGCTGGGACCGCACGGCCCGGCTGTGGGACATCAAAGACGCCCACCACCCCGTACAACTGGCCGCCGTGCGCCGGCCCGAACGCCTCGTGTCGGTCGCCTTCGACGGGACCGGCCGCATCCTGGCCACGGCCGGCGAACGCTCCGTCCGCCTGTGGGACGTGACGAACCGGCGCGCGCCCGCCGAGCTCGCCGCCCTGCCCGACCAGCCGTCCGCCGCCCCGAGCTGGGTGGCGTACGGGCCCGGCGGCAGCGGTGTCCTGGCCACCGGCCACACCGACGGCACGACACGCCTGTGGAACGCCGCCGACCCCCGCCGGCCGCGCCTGCTGGCCACCCTGCCCGGACACACCGCCGCGGTCACCTCGGTGGCGTTCAGCCCGGACCGTCACACGATGGCGACCACCGGCGACACCACCGCCAGGGTCTGGGACGTGGGCGATCCCGCGGTCCCCCGCCTCCTCGACGTCCTGCGCGGACACACCGACACCGTTACCTCGTCCGCCTTCAGCCCCGGCGGCACGACCCTGGCGACCGGCAGCTGGGACCGCACCGCACGCATCTGGCACCTCGCCGCCGGCCGACGTACGCCACCACAGCCACAGCCACAGCCACCGGCCGTCCTGCCCGGCCATCCCGCGATCGTCTGGTCGGTCGCCTTCAGCCCGGACGGCACCACCCTCGTCACGGTCGGCGGATCCACCCACTTCTGGGACGTCACCACCCCCGCCGCCCCCCGGCGGACCAGCACGATCCAGGGCGGCTTCTACCAGGCCGCGTTCAGCCCGGACGGCCGCGTACTCGCCAACTCCGACCGGCTCCTGGACCTGCGGGACCTCTCCCTCGCGACCCACGACGACGTGGTCACCTCCCTGGCGTTCGCCCCCGGCGGCCGCCTGCTCGCCAGCGCCAGCTGGGACGGCACCGCACGCCTGTGGCAGGTCACCGGCGGCCGCGCCCTGCGGCCGCTGTCGGCCCTGCACGGACACACCAGGTTCGTCCGCTGCGTGACGTTCAGCCCGGACGGCCGCACCCTCGTCACCGCGAGCGAGGACGGCACCGCCCGCGTCTGGAACGTCACCGATCCCCGCAAGCCCCAACTGACATCGGTCATCGCCCCCGACGCCGGCGAAGTCGGCGGCACCGCCTTCGCCCCGGACGGCCGCCTCCTGGCCATCTGGGCACAAGCCACGGCCGGCCTGTGGGACCTGACCGACCCCGCCGGTCCCCGCCGGCTGAGCCGGATCGCCGAGGACGGCCAGCACATCACGGCGGCCTCGTTCCGCCCGGACGGCCGCACCCTGGTCACCAGCGCCGGCGAGTCCGGATCACTCGCGTTCTGGGACATCACCCGACCACGCACCCCCCGAGAACTCCCGTCCCCACTCCATTCCCTCCCCCTCACCGGCGGCGTCTTCAGCCCCGACAACCGCCGACTGGCCGCCTTCCACCGGACGGACAAGACCATCTGGCTTGTCGACGTCCACGACCTCCACCACCCGGCGAAGACGACCCAACTGCCGGCCTCCGGCTCCTGGATCTACACGCTGGCCTTCGACGCCGAAGGCCACCGCCTGGCAGCCGGCACCGCGGACAGCAAGGCCCTCCTGTGGGACCTGACCGGTCCGGCCACCCCCACCGTCCTCACCGGCCATGCGAACCCCGTACCGGCCGTGGCCTTCAGCCCGGACGGCGCCACCCTCGCCACCGGCGGCAACGACTTCACGATCCGCCTGTGGGACACCCACCTGCACGCGGTCACCGCCCGCATCTGCGACAGCGCCCACCCCCGCATCACCAAAGCCCAGTGGACCCAGCACTTCCCGGCCCTCGACTTCACCCCACCCTGCCCCGCCCCATGA